Proteins co-encoded in one uncultured Draconibacterium sp. genomic window:
- a CDS encoding glycosyltransferase family 2 protein — MKLSVVIPLFNESAVLSLLINEVHHNLMALGEAFEVVCVDDGSADDTLQQLLEMKLKKPELKVVSLSRNFGLQAAIAAGLEYTKGEYVVVMDGDMQDPPELIKELFQKISTTKGDVVSAVRSERGEKFSKRFYINVFHKVFRNISEEQQLEQAGNFCIMSRRAVSAILKFTEQNRYFPGIRNFIGFQHDTIVYERPDRADGIAKMTSKKLFSLAADAIYSFSKWPIKLCLYLGLLGVLIFLLAIVYTLVSKYTGLAPTGWSSTFLAISFFGSVQLTFLGLIGEYIYRIYKEVQKRPVFLVKEVYE, encoded by the coding sequence ATGAAACTATCCGTAGTTATACCATTATTTAACGAAAGCGCCGTTTTGTCATTGCTGATAAACGAAGTTCACCATAACCTGATGGCTTTGGGTGAAGCTTTCGAAGTAGTGTGTGTTGACGACGGAAGTGCTGACGATACACTTCAACAGCTTCTTGAAATGAAATTGAAGAAGCCGGAGTTAAAAGTGGTATCGTTATCACGGAATTTTGGATTGCAGGCTGCCATTGCCGCCGGGTTGGAATACACCAAAGGCGAGTATGTGGTAGTGATGGATGGCGATATGCAGGATCCTCCGGAGCTGATAAAAGAGCTTTTCCAGAAAATAAGTACCACCAAAGGCGATGTGGTTTCGGCTGTTCGTTCGGAGCGTGGTGAAAAGTTTAGCAAGCGCTTTTATATCAATGTATTCCATAAAGTTTTTCGGAATATTTCGGAAGAGCAGCAGCTGGAGCAAGCGGGTAACTTTTGTATCATGAGCCGCCGGGCTGTTTCGGCTATTTTAAAATTTACCGAGCAAAACCGTTATTTCCCGGGCATCCGGAATTTTATCGGTTTTCAGCACGATACCATTGTTTACGAGCGCCCGGATAGAGCCGATGGTATAGCTAAAATGACCAGCAAAAAATTGTTTTCGTTGGCTGCCGATGCCATTTATTCGTTCTCGAAATGGCCCATTAAGCTGTGTTTGTACCTCGGTTTGTTGGGTGTTTTGATATTCTTACTGGCGATTGTTTACACACTGGTTTCAAAATATACCGGTTTGGCGCCAACCGGATGGTCTTCAACCTTTTTGGCAATCAGTTTCTTTGGGTCGGTACAGCTTACTTTTTTGGGGCTCATTGGCGAATACATTTACCGCATTTACAAAGAGGTGCAAAAGCGTCCGGTTTTCCTGGTGAAGGAGGTTTATGAATAA
- a CDS encoding Gfo/Idh/MocA family oxidoreductase, translated as MSKDQLSRRNFLEKSALIGAAGVIGLNALSSCKNTTKEVDYEFPPLLDLAPDGKELKVGLVGCGNRGTGAALNFLAAGHGLQLVALADVFEDKVWDCRDKLLKQRVEVPEANCFWGFDAYKSLLDVDLDVVILATPPHFRPMHFDAAVQAKKHVFLEKPVCVDPVGARQIMATAKKAENMGLSVITGTQRRHSRDYNETYRQVASGAIGDLVAAKAYWLQSHVWFRTREEGWSDMEYMLRNWNSFCWLGGDHILDTHVHNIDIVNWFMGKTPESAIGFGGRHRRLTGDQYDFFSIDFDFGKGISSHSFSRQIDGCANQLGEVIMGTEGYTNCKNTVFNHDGSVKWTYEYPKNKDGRSTGVVAVSPYVQEHIHLITSIRTNKPVVEAYRTAESTLTAVMGRTAAYTGQKVTWEDMMTSNEKLGPKKYEMGPVDMEFPVPKQGTQHKA; from the coding sequence ATGAGTAAAGATCAACTATCACGCAGGAATTTTCTGGAGAAATCAGCATTAATAGGTGCTGCCGGAGTAATTGGTTTAAATGCACTGAGTTCTTGTAAAAACACCACAAAAGAGGTTGATTATGAATTTCCCCCGTTGCTTGATTTGGCTCCCGATGGTAAGGAACTGAAGGTAGGCTTGGTAGGTTGTGGAAACCGGGGGACCGGTGCTGCATTGAATTTTTTGGCAGCAGGACACGGTTTACAGCTGGTAGCACTTGCCGATGTTTTTGAAGATAAGGTTTGGGATTGCCGCGATAAATTGTTAAAGCAACGCGTTGAAGTGCCGGAAGCCAATTGTTTCTGGGGATTCGATGCTTATAAAAGTTTGCTGGATGTGGATTTAGATGTGGTAATTTTAGCTACACCTCCGCATTTTCGCCCAATGCATTTTGATGCTGCGGTGCAGGCAAAAAAACATGTATTTCTGGAAAAACCTGTTTGTGTTGATCCGGTTGGAGCGCGCCAGATTATGGCCACTGCAAAAAAAGCTGAGAACATGGGCTTGTCGGTAATTACCGGAACACAACGTCGGCACAGCCGCGATTATAATGAAACTTACCGCCAGGTGGCTTCAGGTGCTATTGGCGATTTGGTAGCTGCAAAAGCCTATTGGTTGCAATCGCACGTTTGGTTCCGTACCCGCGAAGAAGGTTGGAGTGATATGGAATACATGCTGCGTAACTGGAACAGCTTCTGTTGGTTGGGTGGCGATCACATTCTGGATACACACGTGCACAACATTGATATTGTAAACTGGTTTATGGGAAAAACACCCGAGTCAGCTATTGGTTTTGGCGGGAGACACCGCAGGTTAACCGGCGATCAGTACGATTTCTTTAGTATCGATTTCGATTTTGGAAAAGGTATCTCGTCACACAGTTTTTCGCGCCAAATTGATGGTTGTGCCAACCAACTTGGCGAAGTGATTATGGGAACCGAAGGTTATACCAATTGTAAGAATACAGTCTTCAACCACGATGGTTCGGTGAAATGGACCTACGAATATCCCAAAAATAAGGATGGCCGTTCTACCGGAGTTGTAGCGGTTTCTCCATACGTGCAGGAGCACATCCACCTAATAACTTCTATTCGTACCAATAAACCTGTTGTTGAAGCTTATCGTACTGCCGAGTCGACTCTTACGGCTGTAATGGGACGAACAGCTGCTTATACCGGACAAAAAGTTACTTGGGAAGATATGATGACTTCGAATGAAAAGCTGGGACCTAAAAAGTATGAAATGGGCCCGGTTGACATGGAATTTCCGGTACCAAAACAAGGAACTCAGCATAAAGCATAA
- a CDS encoding SUMF1/EgtB/PvdO family nonheme iron enzyme translates to MADKTIKRKHYMLFIAGGLSVILFLLLFNKTVDYTSTNDSCNSCHVHPHAETSWKLSVHHNTPSGVSIKCVDCHLPPEDQTARFLTRKVYHGVHDLYAYLTMEPEEIDWAAKRPVEASKHFVYEDGCLKCHTNMFPSTLNEQGAQQHIKYIRDPENNSCMQCHHDVGHYRGETNLLVGLEETVDPTEIYTEPAKVTAFETFEEQIPGTAVSFNMIAIPGGQFKMGSPVDEPYRERDEGPVRDVEVGNFWMAEIEVSWNEYLAFFTATGSQGRKEAIEVDEETDGVSGATPPWGAPDQGWGKGTRPAITMSHHAAQTYCRWLSQETGRKYRLPTEAEWEYAARGGTQMPYFFEGSPKDFEADGFIKKLFGSNKEVINQYVISQLNSPNRTQQPDAVEANPYGLKNMLGNVAEFCLDYYDPQVYGKYPKGVVKNPRGPRNGMEHVVRGASFRNSPKDLRVAARDFTKTDAWLVTDPQIPKSIWWYSDTKSVGFRVVCEYNEEMFTTEEN, encoded by the coding sequence ATGGCTGATAAGACAATTAAACGCAAGCATTACATGCTGTTTATTGCGGGAGGACTGAGTGTAATACTCTTTTTGCTGTTATTTAATAAAACAGTTGACTATACTTCAACAAATGATTCTTGTAATTCATGTCATGTTCATCCACATGCTGAAACCAGCTGGAAACTTTCAGTTCATCATAATACTCCAAGCGGTGTTTCTATCAAATGTGTTGATTGCCATTTACCACCTGAAGATCAAACAGCCCGTTTTTTAACCCGTAAAGTTTATCATGGAGTTCATGATTTGTATGCTTACCTGACAATGGAGCCGGAAGAAATCGATTGGGCTGCTAAACGACCGGTTGAAGCATCGAAACATTTTGTTTACGAAGATGGATGTTTGAAATGCCATACCAATATGTTCCCGTCAACGCTGAATGAACAGGGGGCGCAGCAACATATAAAATATATCCGCGATCCGGAGAATAACTCGTGCATGCAGTGTCATCATGATGTTGGTCATTATCGTGGCGAAACCAATTTGCTGGTAGGTTTGGAAGAGACGGTAGACCCGACTGAAATCTATACTGAGCCTGCTAAAGTAACAGCTTTTGAAACCTTTGAAGAGCAAATACCCGGAACGGCGGTATCGTTTAATATGATTGCCATTCCTGGTGGTCAGTTTAAAATGGGAAGCCCGGTTGATGAACCTTATCGCGAAAGAGATGAAGGTCCGGTTCGCGATGTGGAAGTGGGTAATTTCTGGATGGCAGAAATTGAAGTTTCGTGGAATGAGTACCTCGCCTTTTTTACGGCTACCGGCTCGCAGGGACGGAAAGAAGCAATAGAAGTTGATGAAGAAACCGATGGCGTTTCGGGGGCAACACCACCTTGGGGAGCACCCGATCAGGGATGGGGAAAAGGAACACGTCCGGCCATTACCATGAGTCATCATGCGGCGCAAACGTATTGCCGTTGGTTGAGCCAGGAAACAGGCCGAAAATATAGATTACCTACCGAAGCTGAATGGGAATATGCAGCACGGGGAGGTACACAAATGCCCTATTTCTTCGAGGGATCTCCTAAAGATTTTGAAGCCGATGGATTTATCAAGAAATTATTTGGCAGCAATAAAGAAGTGATCAACCAATATGTGATATCGCAGTTGAACAGTCCGAACAGAACTCAGCAACCCGATGCCGTTGAGGCTAATCCTTATGGTTTGAAAAATATGCTGGGCAATGTGGCCGAGTTCTGCCTTGATTATTACGACCCGCAGGTGTATGGAAAATATCCGAAAGGAGTGGTGAAAAATCCGAGGGGACCAAGAAACGGAATGGAGCATGTGGTACGTGGAGCTTCGTTCCGTAACTCGCCCAAAGACTTACGTGTGGCAGCCCGCGATTTCACAAAAACCGACGCATGGTTAGTAACCGATCCGCAAATTCCAAAAAGTATTTGGTGGTATTCTGATACCAAGAGTGTTGGTTTCAGAGTGGTTTGCGAGTACAATGAAGAAATGTTTACAACAGAAGAAAATTAA
- a CDS encoding LamG-like jellyroll fold domain-containing protein, whose translation MKLFLLLFASFAFCIAGKANDFADNSFLIGQLTPAEYQNNRLFDFIKSNNWTGIELAVISDSVGIRLQNSTVPFSAILEKIKLLLEEEESKVIPVFINFSGNVHVLDSIIKASSLSDQIFYLPQGERWPSIEYLVQANRRVIFFVEGNIENESRILHETTNYALEIGASQITPNSAILKRESNINKELFKISNLDRLPTGVSTSQVNKNLFPEYINFLLESWIKYGKKPNFLFVERSIYNFGFIIEQLNSFEAVKGQVRTVGKNFERVFWKNAETLITGGRFSFPVRGGEEMILTPFVPGFSLTPSQLIITAEMLKPEQYSILATPLDLNRGLMASFHFENKLADVVNPKRTFDGNGFTFSQDIDRGNVLRLPENANVNIGHPELYGLPNSSFTISCFVKFIDILEFGDNAILGNDEQGYRRGLHLVLRSGHPYFGLWANDFMSDELLETNKWYHLTWRYILETGQQAIFVNGQYVGGSDGHPPYSGTNDIFIGSALSGGASLRGYIDNLYIWNRPLGNEEINRLALDEEINYQPAEDEATLLSTKTILAIFASIACIFLVLILVLLRKMNVRKRSILVNKPETPTKNQIQLFGEFKAINNKNEDVTDLFTPKVRELFIFTLINSVKNGIGAPIPDVNEMLWYGIEDKKVANNRAVTLNKLRKILAHFNKVEITSQNGYLHLNLSEDFFCDYVEAIQLCKIPEGMSRQQLQLFFHLVKKGRLLKGVDWAWLDEVRGFTGNQVIDNLLKLASDCKKENKTKDVEKVSQRILEYDDLNEEALYLQIWALQNRNNSHLAKFNFESFRSKYEKAMGESYALSFKEFTHHYADQL comes from the coding sequence TTGAAGCTATTCTTGTTGCTTTTTGCCAGCTTTGCATTTTGCATAGCAGGCAAAGCCAATGATTTTGCCGACAACTCCTTTTTGATAGGTCAATTAACACCCGCCGAATACCAAAATAACCGACTTTTCGACTTTATAAAAAGTAACAACTGGACAGGAATTGAATTAGCCGTCATTTCTGATTCCGTAGGAATACGTCTACAAAACAGCACTGTCCCATTTTCAGCAATTCTGGAAAAAATAAAATTGTTATTGGAAGAGGAAGAATCAAAGGTTATTCCGGTTTTTATCAATTTTTCGGGCAATGTACATGTGCTCGATTCGATAATTAAAGCGAGTAGCCTTTCCGATCAGATTTTTTACTTGCCACAAGGCGAACGATGGCCTTCGATAGAATATTTAGTGCAGGCCAACCGCAGAGTGATTTTTTTTGTTGAAGGAAATATAGAAAACGAAAGCCGCATTTTACACGAAACCACCAACTACGCCCTTGAGATTGGAGCCAGTCAGATAACGCCAAACTCTGCGATACTTAAGAGAGAGTCGAATATTAACAAAGAACTCTTCAAAATTAGCAATCTCGACCGATTACCTACCGGAGTATCTACATCGCAGGTAAACAAGAACCTGTTTCCTGAGTATATTAATTTTCTGCTTGAAAGCTGGATAAAATACGGCAAAAAACCCAATTTCCTTTTTGTTGAAAGAAGCATCTATAATTTTGGATTTATCATTGAACAACTAAATTCGTTTGAGGCAGTAAAAGGACAGGTACGAACAGTTGGAAAAAATTTTGAACGCGTTTTCTGGAAAAATGCCGAAACACTGATCACCGGTGGAAGATTCAGCTTTCCCGTTCGTGGTGGCGAAGAAATGATATTAACGCCGTTTGTTCCGGGGTTTAGTTTAACACCCTCTCAACTTATCATAACAGCCGAAATGCTAAAACCCGAACAGTATTCAATACTGGCAACTCCGCTCGATCTTAACCGGGGGTTAATGGCCAGTTTTCATTTCGAGAACAAGCTGGCAGATGTGGTAAATCCTAAACGTACTTTTGACGGGAACGGCTTTACCTTTAGCCAGGATATTGATCGTGGAAACGTGCTTCGTTTGCCGGAAAATGCCAATGTAAATATTGGTCATCCCGAACTGTATGGCCTGCCTAACAGCAGTTTCACTATTAGCTGTTTTGTGAAATTTATTGATATTCTGGAATTTGGAGACAATGCAATTCTTGGAAACGACGAACAAGGTTACCGACGAGGACTTCATCTTGTACTGCGCTCGGGGCACCCATATTTCGGACTTTGGGCCAACGATTTTATGTCAGACGAATTGCTGGAAACCAACAAATGGTACCATCTTACCTGGCGTTATATTTTGGAAACCGGCCAACAAGCCATTTTTGTTAACGGCCAGTATGTTGGAGGTTCCGACGGCCATCCGCCTTATTCTGGCACCAACGACATTTTTATTGGAAGTGCCCTTTCAGGTGGAGCCAGTCTTAGAGGATATATCGACAACCTGTATATTTGGAACCGCCCGCTGGGTAACGAAGAAATTAACCGCCTGGCACTCGATGAAGAAATTAATTACCAACCTGCGGAAGATGAAGCCACCTTACTGTCGACTAAAACTATTCTCGCCATTTTTGCATCCATAGCCTGTATTTTTCTGGTGCTGATTCTTGTTCTGCTACGAAAAATGAATGTACGAAAACGTTCAATATTGGTCAATAAACCTGAAACGCCAACAAAAAATCAAATTCAGCTTTTTGGCGAATTCAAGGCGATTAATAACAAAAACGAAGATGTTACCGATCTATTCACTCCAAAAGTGCGCGAGTTGTTTATTTTCACGCTTATCAATAGTGTGAAGAATGGAATTGGAGCGCCTATTCCAGATGTAAATGAAATGCTATGGTACGGAATCGAAGACAAAAAAGTGGCCAACAACCGCGCTGTTACACTCAACAAATTGCGCAAAATACTGGCACATTTCAACAAGGTAGAAATTACCTCTCAAAACGGTTATCTGCATTTAAATCTTTCGGAAGATTTTTTCTGCGATTATGTGGAGGCTATTCAATTATGTAAAATCCCGGAAGGAATGTCGCGGCAACAGTTGCAGTTATTTTTCCATTTGGTAAAAAAAGGCCGGCTATTAAAAGGAGTGGATTGGGCCTGGCTCGACGAAGTAAGAGGATTTACAGGGAACCAGGTAATTGACAACTTGTTAAAACTGGCTTCGGATTGTAAAAAGGAGAACAAGACTAAAGACGTTGAAAAGGTATCGCAACGAATTTTAGAATACGACGACCTGAACGAAGAAGCACTTTATCTGCAAATATGGGCCTTACAAAACAGGAACAACTCGCATTTAGCGAAGTTCAATTTCGAATCGTTCCGTTCAAAATATGAAAAAGCAATGGGTGAATCCTATGCATTAAGCTTTAAAGAATTCACCCATCATTACGCCGATCAATTGTAA
- a CDS encoding tryptophanase, whose amino-acid sequence MELPFAESYKIKMVEPIYKSTREQREEWIKKANYNLFNLRSEQVFIDLLTDSGTGAMSQNQWAAIMTGDESYAGSSSYYHLKDAIRNILGFDYFLPTHQGRAAENVLFSVLVKEDDVVPGNSHFDTTKGHIEYRKASAIDCTIDEAFDTESLHPFKGNIDLEKLEAVYSTHPAEQIPMVIVTVTCNTSGGQPVSMQNLRDVHALSKKYGVKVVFDSARFAENAWFIQQREDKYRNSTIKEIVAEMFSYADAMTMSSKKDGMVNIGGFIAMKDEQLLKDASVFNIMFEGFNTYGGMAGRDMNALAVGLDEVTTGYYLENRIQQVAYLGNRLIEWEIPVQKPIGGHAVFVDAKKFLGHVPKEEYIAQTLAVELYLEAGVRGVEVGTLLADRDPKTRENRYPKLEMLRLAIPRRTYTYNHMDVVAVALKNIFDRREEIDHGYRIKKEAPIMRHFSVELEHAEKERKE is encoded by the coding sequence ATGGAATTACCATTTGCAGAATCATATAAAATAAAGATGGTGGAACCCATCTATAAAAGTACGCGTGAACAGCGCGAAGAGTGGATAAAAAAAGCAAACTACAACCTTTTTAATTTACGTAGCGAGCAGGTTTTTATTGATTTGCTGACCGACAGCGGAACCGGTGCCATGAGCCAGAATCAGTGGGCAGCAATAATGACCGGCGATGAAAGTTATGCCGGATCTTCATCATATTATCATTTAAAAGATGCGATCAGGAATATTCTTGGTTTTGATTATTTTTTGCCAACGCATCAGGGGCGCGCTGCCGAGAATGTGTTGTTCTCGGTGCTGGTAAAAGAAGATGATGTGGTGCCCGGAAACAGTCATTTCGATACCACAAAAGGCCATATTGAATACCGGAAGGCATCGGCTATCGATTGTACTATCGACGAGGCTTTTGATACGGAATCGTTGCATCCGTTTAAAGGTAATATCGATTTGGAAAAGCTGGAGGCCGTTTATTCAACACATCCGGCAGAGCAAATCCCGATGGTTATTGTAACGGTTACCTGCAATACTTCAGGTGGGCAGCCCGTATCGATGCAAAACTTGCGCGATGTACATGCACTGTCGAAAAAATACGGCGTGAAGGTGGTGTTCGACTCGGCACGATTTGCTGAAAATGCCTGGTTTATTCAGCAACGTGAAGATAAATACCGCAACAGCACCATAAAAGAAATTGTGGCCGAAATGTTTTCTTATGCCGATGCCATGACCATGAGCAGCAAAAAGGATGGTATGGTGAATATTGGTGGTTTCATTGCCATGAAGGACGAACAGTTATTGAAGGATGCTTCGGTTTTTAATATTATGTTCGAAGGATTTAATACCTATGGAGGAATGGCCGGACGTGATATGAATGCATTGGCTGTCGGTTTAGACGAGGTTACGACAGGATATTACCTTGAAAACCGCATTCAGCAAGTTGCCTATTTAGGTAACCGGTTGATTGAATGGGAAATTCCGGTGCAGAAACCTATTGGCGGGCATGCTGTTTTTGTCGATGCCAAAAAGTTTTTGGGACATGTTCCGAAAGAAGAATATATTGCACAAACACTGGCTGTCGAACTGTATCTGGAAGCCGGAGTTCGTGGGGTAGAAGTAGGAACATTGCTGGCAGATCGTGACCCCAAAACGCGCGAAAACCGTTATCCGAAACTAGAGATGCTTCGTTTAGCAATCCCGCGTCGTACGTATACCTATAATCACATGGATGTAGTGGCAGTGGCGCTAAAAAACATCTTCGATCGACGGGAAGAGATTGATCACGGATACCGAATTAAAAAGGAAGCGCCAATAATGCGCCATTTTTCTGTGGAGCTGGAGCATGCCGAAAAGGAGCGAAAAGAGTAA
- a CDS encoding beta-phosphoglucomutase family hydrolase has translation MGNLAFEAVIFDMDGVITKTAITHAAAWKKMFDEYLQKNAEETGETFKEFTQSDYLAFVDGKPRYKGVASFLESRNISIEFGDPSDAPGMETVCGLGNRKNEAFNEVIERDGVEVYESTAKILNDLKEAGIKLGVASSSKNCAPVLEAVDMLKMFSARVDGVVSAELGLHGKPEPDIFTTACDMLKSTPEKAIVVEDAVSGVQAGAKGKFGLTLGIAREKNEKELAENGADFVVTDLEEVSGISGLNELFLKNS, from the coding sequence ATGGGAAACTTAGCATTTGAAGCAGTTATTTTTGATATGGACGGTGTAATAACCAAAACCGCCATAACACACGCCGCCGCATGGAAGAAGATGTTTGACGAATACCTGCAAAAAAACGCCGAAGAAACAGGGGAAACATTTAAGGAATTTACACAAAGTGACTACCTGGCTTTTGTTGATGGAAAACCACGTTACAAAGGAGTTGCATCGTTTTTAGAGTCGCGAAATATTAGCATTGAATTTGGCGATCCTTCTGATGCCCCTGGCATGGAAACGGTTTGTGGGCTAGGTAATCGCAAAAACGAAGCTTTTAACGAAGTAATTGAACGAGATGGCGTTGAGGTTTACGAATCGACAGCAAAAATACTAAACGATTTGAAAGAAGCTGGTATAAAACTGGGGGTGGCATCGTCGAGTAAAAACTGTGCACCGGTTTTGGAAGCTGTTGACATGCTAAAAATGTTTAGTGCCCGCGTTGACGGTGTTGTTTCGGCCGAATTGGGATTACATGGCAAACCGGAACCGGATATTTTTACCACTGCCTGCGATATGTTGAAATCAACTCCGGAAAAGGCCATTGTTGTTGAAGATGCTGTTTCAGGAGTTCAGGCCGGAGCAAAAGGCAAATTTGGACTAACACTTGGTATCGCCCGCGAAAAAAACGAGAAAGAATTGGCTGAAAACGGCGCCGATTTTGTGGTTACCGACCTTGAAGAAGTTAGCGGAATTTCGGGTTTAAACGAATTGTTTTTAAAGAACAGTTAA
- the folK gene encoding 2-amino-4-hydroxy-6-hydroxymethyldihydropteridine diphosphokinase, with the protein MNEVIIGIGSNINADENIAKMLEILNQEVAILAVSSMIKTKPIGIENQVDFTNGAVKVSTGLDEPSLKKLLKQIEDRMGRDRTGPKFGPRCIDLDIVVWNGDIVDDDYYMRDFLQKNVAELLQS; encoded by the coding sequence ATGAATGAGGTGATAATTGGTATCGGCTCAAACATTAACGCAGACGAGAATATTGCCAAAATGCTTGAAATTCTGAATCAGGAAGTGGCGATACTTGCGGTTTCTTCTATGATAAAAACCAAACCAATTGGAATTGAAAACCAAGTCGATTTTACTAACGGAGCGGTAAAAGTCAGCACAGGGTTAGACGAGCCGTCTTTGAAAAAGCTACTCAAACAAATTGAAGACCGGATGGGGCGCGACCGAACGGGACCAAAATTCGGACCTCGTTGTATTGATTTGGATATTGTTGTTTGGAATGGGGATATTGTTGATGACGATTATTATATGCGCGATTTTTTGCAGAAGAATGTTGCCGAACTATTACAATCATAG
- a CDS encoding dihydroneopterin aldolase, which translates to MAKIRVKDLLIRTYIGFNPDELVNKQDVLINLEIEADIPESALESDEPEDIFNYKVITKKIIVLVQEGRFKLLEVLTKRILDTIMEDEKVKWARVEVDKPHALRFAESVSMEMEARR; encoded by the coding sequence ATGGCTAAAATACGCGTAAAAGATTTGCTAATCAGGACCTACATCGGCTTTAATCCCGATGAATTGGTGAATAAACAGGATGTGTTAATCAACCTCGAAATAGAAGCTGACATTCCCGAATCGGCTTTGGAATCTGACGAACCCGAAGATATTTTCAATTATAAAGTAATCACCAAAAAAATTATTGTATTGGTTCAGGAGGGGCGCTTCAAATTACTTGAAGTGCTCACCAAGCGTATTCTCGATACAATAATGGAAGATGAAAAAGTAAAGTGGGCCCGTGTTGAGGTAGATAAACCACATGCCTTACGTTTTGCCGAATCGGTATCGATGGAAATGGAGGCCAGGAGATGA
- a CDS encoding SDR family NAD(P)-dependent oxidoreductase: protein MKRTALITGAAKRIGRSLTEHLAEKGWNVVVHYNSSAKVADELVEELSLKYPGQQFIARQANLSETDEVVALIPKLAAEKIEVNLLVNNASVFDRDYLKDTSVELFDAQMNVNLKAPFFLIRDFANYFKTGNIINFVDTRITSNASNFAAYSISKKALWELTKMTALEFAPDIRINAIAPGVTLPPEDEDGNYLEKLAQGIPMKKPGGVEPILKSLDYILENDSLTGQLLFADGGENLGKNL from the coding sequence ATGAAACGAACAGCTTTAATAACCGGAGCAGCAAAACGTATTGGTCGATCGTTAACAGAACACCTGGCAGAAAAAGGCTGGAATGTTGTGGTGCACTACAATTCTTCGGCAAAAGTGGCTGATGAGCTGGTAGAAGAACTTTCACTTAAATATCCCGGTCAGCAGTTTATTGCCAGGCAAGCTAATTTGTCTGAAACTGATGAGGTGGTTGCGTTGATACCTAAACTTGCTGCCGAAAAGATCGAGGTGAATCTGCTGGTAAACAATGCTTCAGTTTTTGATCGTGATTATCTGAAAGACACGTCAGTGGAGCTTTTTGATGCACAGATGAATGTCAACCTAAAAGCACCGTTTTTTCTTATCCGCGATTTTGCCAATTACTTCAAAACAGGCAACATTATCAATTTTGTTGATACGCGAATAACATCTAATGCATCGAATTTTGCAGCTTATTCCATCTCTAAAAAAGCGCTTTGGGAGTTAACAAAAATGACGGCATTGGAATTTGCTCCCGATATTCGCATTAATGCTATTGCCCCCGGTGTTACCTTGCCTCCTGAGGACGAGGATGGGAATTACCTGGAAAAGCTGGCGCAGGGTATTCCGATGAAAAAACCGGGAGGAGTGGAGCCGATTTTGAAAAGTTTGGATTATATTTTGGAAAATGATTCTCTCACCGGGCAATTACTGTTTGCCGACGGTGGCGAAAACCTTGGAAAAAACCTTTAA
- a CDS encoding riboflavin synthase, which translates to MFSGIVEEYGTVVAVEKDQENVHFTLTCSFADELKVDQSLSHNGVCLTVVWVDKAEKKYKVTAIKETLIKSNLGLLEVGSKVNLERSMMMNGRLDGHIVQGHVDQTARCVKIEEADGSWYYTFEYDFDIEKAKQGYMTVEKGSATVNGVSLTVVNSKDNSFQVAIIPFTQEVTNFHTFEVGSVINLEFDIIGKYLSKLNSYSK; encoded by the coding sequence ATGTTTTCAGGAATTGTAGAAGAATACGGAACTGTAGTAGCCGTTGAAAAGGATCAGGAGAATGTACATTTTACCTTAACCTGTTCGTTTGCCGACGAGCTGAAAGTTGATCAGAGTTTATCGCATAACGGCGTGTGTTTAACCGTTGTTTGGGTAGATAAAGCCGAAAAGAAATACAAAGTTACTGCCATTAAAGAAACGCTTATTAAGTCGAATCTTGGCCTGCTGGAAGTTGGATCGAAAGTGAATTTGGAACGTAGCATGATGATGAATGGCCGTTTGGATGGGCACATTGTTCAGGGGCACGTTGATCAGACTGCCAGGTGTGTAAAAATTGAAGAGGCCGACGGAAGCTGGTACTACACTTTTGAATATGACTTTGATATTGAAAAGGCGAAACAAGGTTATATGACCGTTGAAAAAGGGTCAGCAACAGTTAATGGTGTTAGTCTTACCGTGGTAAACTCAAAAGACAATTCTTTTCAGGTAGCTATTATTCCTTTTACACAAGAAGTAACCAATTTCCACACTTTTGAAGTGGGATCTGTAATTAATCTTGAGTTTGATATTATAGGGAAATACCTAAGTAAATTGAATTCGTACAGCAAATAG